Genomic window (Ciconia boyciana chromosome 12, ASM3463844v1, whole genome shotgun sequence):
CAGCCCAGCCCCCCGCCCTagggcagcggggctggagcagcagcagagccctggctcCCTAAGGGCAAACCCACCCTTGCTTCACCCAAAGTTGTGGTTCGGACTGATGCGAAACATCTCCGCGTCCTCCGCGGTGGGACCGGCCTGGTTCCCGGGGGTCCCAGGATGTCTCATCCCCCAGTGagcccaccccaccccacctcccagcccagcccctccGACGTACCGTGGAGCAGGAGCACCCAGGCTGCGATCCGCTGCGGGGGGTGCATGGCTGCTCCGGGGGTGCCCAGCAGGACGGGGAGCGGAGGGGACGTTTCCCCAGTGCCTTGGGTGACAGGTCCCTCCTCCTGTGCCTTTGCCCCAGGGGCGAAGGGATGCTGGACGGGAGGGCCAAGGCCTGGAGCAGATATGGGGGGGTTATTGTCCTATCTATTGAAAGCGAATCCTGCtgctaaataaaagcaaacagcaaaatgagCACAAAGTCCAAAGATCTTCCCAGAGCAGAGGTGGGGCTGTGCCAGCTCAGCCTGGCGCATGCCCGGGGTTAAAAGGAGGCAAGAAGGGGCTGCGGCGTGCTCTGCTCCCCCGAGTCCCTGGGGAAACCCCTGTCCCCTGGAGCCACGGAGAGCTGACGTGGGGACCCCTGGGGTGAGTGGGCCCGGGGGGGCCGTGCTGCCGGGGCCAGCTGACTCCCGGagccagccctcctcctcctccgccgggACACGGAGCAGTGCAGAGCATCCTCCCGGGCACAGCCGTGGTGGTCCCCACCCCGGCGCCCAGCGGCAcccccgggctggggctggcagagaccagcggtggggccgggggggactCCACGGGAGTTGCTAAACGTTACCGCTGCCACGGGGAGATGCCCTTCCTTCCCGCAGGGCCCTAACTGCGTGAGCAGGGCCGGGAGCTGGCCGTTGGCAGGGCCAGTGGGGCAGCCGGGGCACGATGAAACACCCGCCCCGGTCTTTGACTCCTGCGGACGGCTGTGTGCCGGTAACACACGATTTCACATCCCCTGGCCGCGGCTGggctcctattttttttttatgtggctGCCCTTCCGCTGCGGCTCTAGTAACCGGGTCGCCAACCTCGCACCAGCAGGCTTTTTACCCCCGGGAAAAGCCGGTCGGCACTGAGGACCACGTCAGCGCCCGTATGGCTCTCACCGCCGTGCCTTTGTGCGGGGTGCTGGCCTGGCTGCTCCACGCTGAGAGTCCTGCACCGCTGCGGTGAGGCGACGTGTCGGCGTCCAGCAGTGGGTGGGAAGGAGCCGGCCGTCCTCGGCGGCGAGCTCGGAGCTCCCCGGGGATGCCTGTGGGCAGTGCCAGGGCAAAGCGGGGCAAGaaggggatgggagaggagcAAGAGGAGCAAGGGATGGCACGGGCAGCAGCACGGTGCACCGTGCTGGCGGATGCCTCTGGTCTCCGGGCTGGCTGTGGGTCCCACGCGCCTGCAGACGCTTTGGGCTGTGTGAGAGGTGGGGGTGTGAGAAAACCCCGAGTgctctggggaggggacaggtcTCGCTGGGTCTCCCTGGCCTGAGCGAGGACGGCTGGAGGGCTCCCAAAATCCTGCCATGGGCCCGCCATGGACCGCAGAAGGAGCAGAGGCGGATGCTGCTGCCGCTCCCGCCTGCTCTCCCCGGCCCCTGCCCATGGGTaaggggcagagctggagggcgGTCATGGAGGAGCATGGGGACCCCGCAGGACACGGAAATGGTGCCTGAAAGCAGCGCGGAGAGATGGGGCCACAGCGCGCGTGGTGCTGGCATCCCGGCTTTTAGCCCGTGCAGTTATACGGAAAAGGGACCGGGCTTTGGAGAGACGGTCTGAGCCCACCTCTAGCGTGTGGGTTCGGGTTTCTGGGGAGCAGGAATATGCGTAAGGCCTTGAAGGTAAGCACGGGGTAACTTCAGAGCTAGCGAGAGCACATGGTCTTGCTAATGGAGCAATAGGAATAATAAATTGAGAGTGCTTTAGCGGGTCGGGTTGGAAACGCTGGCAAAGGAGACAAAGGCAATATTTTAGCATCGAGCAGCCTTGCACGATCAGAGGCACGTTTGGCGGCAGCAcatggagggaggggagcgTGATGGTGGCGAACAGATCGAGCTATGCTGTGCGGGCGGGGTACCGgcccctgccccctgcccaggCACAGGGCTCGGGGACCAGCGGCCGCCTCCGAGGGCTGCGCCGGGACCCGCTCTCTGCAGGAGGAGCCCTTTGTCCCGCCGAGCCCGTGAGCTCCGAACTGTCGTGGCATCTGCCTTGCTAGAAAGCTCGTTATGCTAGTCATAACGAGCCTTGACCCCAAGGCCTGTCACTTTTATTGCACATGCATTTCCTCTAACTGGTTCAATGACTTCTTTGTGGTTATTGAAGAGAAAGGCTGGCTGAAGGACAGACCTGCTGttggcaggcagcagaggtgtCCGTCCGTGGGTCAGGCGCGGACCTTCAGGGGAGGATGCTCATCCCCACCCAGGACAGGGGTACCTGGAGGAGGCCCTGCTGGAGGGTCGCTCATCCCAGACCATGCAGCTCCTTTTCACCGGCCAGGATTGTCTCATGGACCTGCTGCACCACAGGGTGGGCGCAGCATCACTGTCACAGccagctggctgccaggtggCCCCGGGGCTCCGTCCGGGGCTACCGCCGGCCGTGTGGCACGAACGCACGTGTGGAGGAGGGTAAAACAGAGACGGGACCGGGGGAGGCACGGGGCAGGGACGGGAGGCACGCTGAGAGCAAACCCTGGGAGAAGGGTGGAAGGACCTTGCGTGGCAGGATGCAAGTTGCAGGAGATCTGGTAGGGCCTACGGTAAATGAACAAACAGACGCTTTACAAACAAACCTCCGTGATATTTTCACGAGGGCCTTCAGGAAACCAGGGCAGCAAATCCCTGTGACTGCCAGTGCGATGGGCAGGGAGGAAGCCCTGGCCGGCTGgctcctgggctctgcaggaTGCCTGCCACCCTtctgctgccccttccctcctcctcaccagcccctctgcccagccagGCCCCTCTCCTGGGGCCACCTCTGGCACTGGGCTCTGGGTCCTTGCACCAGCTCACACGAGCTCTCCGCTTCCCTGCATGGGCACGGCCACAAGGATGGCTACAGCCGGGCCAGGAGTGGGAGCCACGAGCCCGCTCAGAGAtgctgccccttcccagcgGCATTTCAGGACCTGTTGGACAGCCGGTTTTTAACCCATTTAATGCGGCGGCACCTCTGTGGTATCCCTTGAGGCTCTTGAACGGCAATGGAAATCCAGCCCGGCTTCACGGCAGCGCTAAGGGAACCGGCACAGGCCGCCTCTCCAGGTGCTGGGATTTGGGGTGACCGGTCTTGTCCCCCAGCCTGGAGAAGCTCACAGTGCCAGgacagcaaggaggctgggaaCCCGCCGGGTGGTGGGCTGCAGGCGGGACCGACCGCAGCGCCTGCCGGCACCAGGACACACAGCGCGGCCCCTTGGCCACCCTCTTGTCCCAACCTCGTCCCCCCACCTTCCAACCCTGCTTTTGCTGGCATGAGCCCGCCAGTTGGCTCTAGGGGCCGGGGCACGTGGTTGCCACTGCGCGCAGGCAGGGATGCgggcagggatgcaggcagggatgcgGGCAGGGATGCGGGtagggatgcaggcagggatgcgGGTAGAGATGCGGGCAGGGATGCAGGCAAGGATGCGGGCAGGGATGCGGGCTCGGGGCGCTGCACCCTTGGCCCACCCTCGTGGGGCTGGTGAGCAGCCCCACTGCGGTGTGGGGCCAGCCCCCTCctgcgctggggctggggagcggcCTGGCCCTGGGGCCAGAGGGTTGGGGGCAGCTTGCCCGCACGGCCACCGCCCGGCTGTGCCACCCAGCGCTGCCTGGCCCGCGGGGCAGTGGCCGGCTGTGCCGCTGCGGGGCCGGCTGCTCATGCAGCGACTGCCCGGCTGTGTCACCGCAGCATCTGTCCAGCTGTGTCACCACAGCGACTGTCCAGCTGTGTCGCTGGGATCCTGCTCGCCACGAGGTGGCACCAGGACTGCGCTGTGGAGCCACACAgacccctgtccccctgtccccctgtccctctgtcccctgcccacccacccGGTCCTGCCACAGCCCCGGTGCAGCGCGGGGGCTGGCGACAGCAAAGCCTGGTGGTCCCGCCGCCGTCCTGTCCCTGCTTGCGGGCGGGCTGAGGCCTGGCACGCTCATGTCACGAATGCTCTCAGGCTGCCTGGGCCTGGCATCACCCCCCGGTCCCGCTCGAGGAGCCCAggcggggggcggtgggggatcccctgccccagcagccccagcacgggCAGGACAGGGACGGGAGGGAGGAGGGACGCAGGGTGACACCAAAGCTGCCTGTAATTGTTACGGCCACAAAAGTTTCTCGAGGATGTGTGACGCGGTTGCCGTGGCAACAGCCAGGCAGCGGTTTGCTGCCATCCTCCTAATTAGTGAAATGTGCTAATGATGCTTCCATCCTCCCCGCCCGGGTCCTGCCcagtgccaggctggggggctgcagccggggggctgcagccgggggGCTGCCCAGgctcccctgtcccctgccgCCCTGCCTGTACCTCACAGCGGCACGCCCGGTCCGTGGGGTCCGCACGGTGACAAggctgtccccccaccccctcatTCCCAACCTCTGAGCGCGACCCTGCGACGCCGTCCCCGATGCCACCCCCACGCCGCATCCAAGGGACGGGGCTGAGGCTGGCCTGGCCCGTCCCCATGGGTGCAGCGTCAGCGTGAGCCCTGTcgcatccctcctcctcctcgcccggCACGGGGGGGTGGCACCGGCcgtccctggggacccccggggccgCATGCCGCTCCGAGCGAGCCAGCGTCAACAGGACGAAGCTCATCGGCCGCCGCGCGTCCGGTGGGGCCCTTCCCTCCCGCGGGAGGTTTCCTCGAAGACAAGCCGGAGGAAGGCTTTGGGGGGACATCCTCCCTTTGTGGGCTATTGTTGGCCTTCCGTCACCTGCGGAGGCCGTGGGGTGACTCAGGCCGGGGTGACGCGCCCGGCAAACAGGACGCGGgtcggggagggagggagggtgtgCGCGGCCGCAGGAATGCGGAAGCGAGCGGTGGCACGGGGTGCAGCGACGGTCCCTCGCGAAGGCAgggcctgtccctgcctgccctgaaGCCCAGCAGGTGATGCGTCCCCAGGGGAGcgggccggggggggtccccctgcaccccggcGCCTGGCAGATGGCCGGCGGGGATGGGGCTCCAGCTCCGGGACTCCGTGAGCTGGGATCCCCCGAAGGAGCACCCCACTTCGGGGGTGCACAACGCTGGCGGGGAGCAGGGACCCCCAcgctgctggggggctgcaggcgaccctgcccacagccctcGGCCGGGCCGCGGTGGTGcgggggggcacagccagcagggctggagccggCGCGGGGGTGTCCTTCTCCCGCCGTGCCCACGCACACACGCAGGGCTGTGACATGGTCCCCACGCACCCCTTGCAGCCCCTCCTCACACCCCGCACCCCCAGTACAGCCGCTCCtcaccccccccacaccccataGCCCCTCtcacagcccccccagcccaacACACAGTCACCCTGGCCAgcccctcccgcagccccccagtACAGCCCCTCTTCACACCCCAcacacccctgcacccctcctACAGCCCCTCCTCAGCCCAACACACACCCTATGTacagctcctcctgcagcccccagccccggtaCCGCCCCTCCTGTACAGCCCCCAAAcacccctctctcccccagccccccagtaCCGCCCCTCCTGTACAGCCCCCAAAcacccctctctcccccagcccccagtaCAGCCCCTCCTGTACAGCCCCCAAacacccctctctccccccagccccccggtACCGCCCCTCCTGTACAGCCCCCAAAcacccctctctcccccagccccccggtACAGCCCCTCCTGTACagccccccaaacacccctctctcccccagccccccagtaCAGCCCCTCCTGTACAGCCCCCAaacacccctctccccccagcccccccagcgcagcccccgcTGTACACACTGTCAGGGTGCTGGCAAGGCAGGGCCACCCCTCGCTCACCCGAAGGTGCTGTCCCAGGCTGTGGCTGTACTCGTCACCCACTTTTTGCCGGGGCGATACCGCGTACCCCGCGGTGGGTTGGCCCTGGCTGGACGCCCGGTGCCCACCGAAGCCGCTCTGCCTCCCCCCCTCAGCCGGAcggggagagaaaatataacgaaaggctcgtgggtcgagataaggacagggagatcactcacgCAGcagttaccatcacaggcaaaacagactcaacttgggtaaatcaatttaatttcttaccaatcaaatcagagtagggtaatgagaaacaaaaacgAAATCTTAacacaccttccccccacccctcccttcctcccggGCTCAgcttctccacctcctccccccagcagtgcagggggacggggaatgggggctgcGGTCGGTTCATCACAttttgtctctgccgctcctccctcctcacactcttcccctgctccagcgtggggtccctcccacgggagaccGTCCTCCACGGACTTCTCCagtgggtccttcccacgggctgcagttcttcaccaactgctccagcgtgggtcccttccatggggcgcagtccttcaggaacagactgctccagcgtgggtcccccgcggggtcacaagtcctgccagcaaacctgctccagcgtgggctcctctccacgggcCCACGGGTCCTGCCAggaccctgctccagcacgggcttcccacggggtcacagcctccttggggcatccacctgctccagcgtggggtcctccatgggccgcagtggatatctgctcccccgtggacctccacgggccacagtggatatctgctcccccgtggacctccatgggccgcagtggatatctgctcccCCGTGGACCTTCACGGGccgcagtggatatctgctccaccgtggacctccatgggctgcagtggatatctgctccaccatggacctccataggctgcagtggatatctgctcccCCGTGGACCTTCACGGGccgcagtggatatctgctccaccatggacctccatgggctgcagtggatatctgctccaccatggacctccataggctgcagtggatatctgctccaccgtggaccttCACGGGccgcagtggatatctgctccaccatggacctccacGGGccgcagtggatatctgctccaccatggacctccatgggccgcagtggatatctgctcccccgtggacctccatgggccgcagtggatatctgctccaccatggacctccacGGGccgcagtggatatctgctcccACATGGACCTTCACAGGccgcagtggatatctgctcccccgtggacctccacgggccgcagtggatatctgctcccccgtggacctccacgggccGCAGTGGATATCTactccaccatggacctccatgggctgcagtggacagcctgcctcaccatggtcttcaccaggggctgcagggaaatctctgctccggcacctggagcacctcctcccctccttctccactgccCTTGgggtctgcagggctgtttctcacagaTTCTCACTCTTCTCCCGCTGCAGTCGTGcagctttttcccccttcttaaacaGGTTACCCCAGAGGCGCTACcccatcgctgatgggctcggccttggccagcagtcttggagccggctggcattggctttATCGGACACAGGGGAaccttctagcagcttctcacagaagccacccctgtagcccccctgctacccAAACCTTGCCAGGCAAACCCAGTACGTACCCGTACCTACGCCCCTTagccccctgcccagggcaccCCGTGCCCGGACCTGGAGGAGTCGCTTTCTGACTGTCGGCTTGCAGAGCCCCGCTTGCATCCTGGGCGCGCTGCGGCCGGCACTGCGTCAGCCCTTGGCACATCTGGTTTCGCGGTGTGCCCTGactgccccctcccagctgccatCTCCCAGCCCCAAATCCCCAAGGGGCGGTGTGGGGGGTCCCGGCAGCCCTCACCCCCAGGATGCTGGCAGGGGAGTGTTACAGACAGGGTTGGGCCTCCCCAACCCCCCTGCGAGGTCTGCGGGGGCTGGAGGGTGATGTCCTGGCACGGTGCGTGGTGTGGGGGGGAGGCAAGGGGCTCTACCTCCCTCCACGGGGGAGGCAAGGGGGACCCTAGGCTGTGGGAGgcttcagctctgcctttgtCACCCACCAGGACACGGTGCCAGTGGCTGTACCTGCACACCCAGGTCAATGAGGGGCTCCGTCGGTCCTCGGCCAGCACCCAGGCCACGCGGGACTGGCACCCGCAGCCCGCACCTCTGCGCacgggggtcccagggtgcTTTAGCCCCCGCCCTGGCCCCCGCAGCACAGAGCCCGGGGCTGCAGTGCCCACCCTGCAGCGGTGGTcggtcccccctccccgcacaGGCAGTGGCACCCGCACTGTGCCCCCCGGCAGAGGGGGGGTTCGTGCCCCCCCGGGCACTGGCTGGATGAcctggggggcagcagggtgggggggctgcaggtggaCCCCTCTGCGGGCACTgcctgctggggggggggctgagggggcaggggctgccctgccgAGGGTGGTGGGCATGGGGGGTGTCAGGACAGCCTCCTGTCCCCTTGGGTGccaggggaagggggtgggCTGGAAGGGGGGCTGGGCCAGGTGGGGCGGAGGGTCCCAGGGTCCCAGGGTTAGTCTGGGAGGGGGTGCTGGAGCCTGGATGggagggggtcccaggggaggctgggagggggtcccagggccagGGTGGGTAGAGGATCCAGGGGCAAGGCTGGGAGGGGCTCCTGggccaggctgggaggggggcCCAGAGCCAGGCTGTGTGGGGGTCCTGGGCCAGGCTGGGAGCGGGGTCCGGGGGCCAGGCTGCGAGCGGGTCCCAGAGCCAGCCCGGGGGGGCGGTCCCAGGATCCCAGGACCGAGCagagccccggggctggggccgggctgagggggggacgggacgggacgtGGGTGGGGGATCCCCAGgagggggtgccgggggggggcaTCAGGCGGGGGGTGTCCCGGGAGGGGTGCGGGCgctggggcggggcggggcggggcggggggcggcctccccccccccgggggcccGGCGGCCACATGaccgggcgggcggcggggccgggccgggctctcGCCGCCTACAAATGCGGCTCCCCCgcagcggggccgccgccgcccgccgccccgcagccccccagcatgGCCGCGCCGCGCTGGCTcctggcgctgctgctgctgctctggctcGCCCTGGCCGCCGCGGGTGAGTGCCGGGAcccccgggcggggggcgaCCGCGGCTCCGCGCCGTGCCGGGGgactcccccccccctcccaccGCTTCCCCCGGTCTGGCATCGCTCGGTtgcccggggctggcggcggggagGATGGCGGGGACCGTGCCCGGGTGGCCGTGGGCAGGGTGGGCTGagcggggctcgggggggggccggcggcccCTGCCCGTGCCGGCCGGgagccgctgccgccgggctGGGGAGGACAAAGCGCTTTTCATGGTGCCAACAAACCCCCCCTGTCCGTCCGGGCGGCCGAGCAGAACAACGGCCGGCCGAGGGCCGGAGGGCCGGCGCTGCCACCGGCTGCCGGGGCACGACCCGCCTGGCGCGGCGGGTGACAGCCCGGGGCACGGCCGGGTGCGGGCGCTGGGAGCCGCGGCCCTGCCAgcgctgcccgcggcggggctcggccccTTCCCCGGCCCGGTGCGATCCCGGTCCCGGCTCGGCTGGGCGCTGCCACACGTGCGCCGGGCGTGGGACCGGCCGTGCCGGGAGCGGTGCTGGCACCGGAGCATCCCTGGCCAGgcgggccggggagcggggggagctggctgcggggagggggcagtgCCCGGCGGGAGCGCCCGGGGCTCGGTGGACCCTGCCCGCcgctggcagggaggggggcGCGGGAGGGTGGCTTTGGGGAGGGCCGGGAGCCCaagcctggggctgggctgctccGTGCCCCTCGGTGAGGCCGGTGGCAGTGGCCGCAGGAGGTGGCCGTGCTTGGCGCAGGTGGCCTGGCCGCCTCGGCGCAGGAAGCACTCGGCCGGCGAATGGCTCCTGCTGGGGGCAATTCAGGAAAcggcgctgcccggccctgcctgccttgGGCCAGGCATCGGGGGGGTGCAGGCAAGCCCCACagcgtccccatccctgtcccgtCTGCGAGGTGGGGGGGACCCGGCTAATGCTCTTCCTGCCATCCCCAGGGCCGCTGGGCCAGGCGCCAGATGGGAAGGATGCGGAGGACGGCCTCATCCGAACCCTGGTGCGGCCGCGGGGTGTGCGGCGCGGGGCTGGGCACCGGCCGGGCGGCTGGCGGAGGTaccggcggccccggccccggctctcCCACAAGGGCCCCATGCCCTTCTGAGGcaggtgaggagcagcagggcgtgggggggacaaggggacacgTGCGACGTTGCCGGGAGGGAACTCACGCGTACCTGGGTTTGCTCTTGTTGCAGGGTTGCCACCGGCCTTCCAGGGATGCGGCTCCCATCGCCCGCTCTGTGTCCTAGCCTGCTCTGCTCATCTCCCGGCCCCGAGCGTGGGGTCCCACCTGTGAGCCCTCGGCTGGCGTCACCTCCTCCCTGCGGCCGTCCCTGGTGGCCCCGGCACCGTGTCTGGCACCGTGggtgcctcctgcctgcccctcctGGGGCTGGCCGGGAGCGGGTCGCCCGCGTAGCTCGTGGTATGGCTGGGTGCTGCCGTGATGCCCCTGTCCCgctgggtgcagggctgccctgggcaTCGGCTTGCCGGGACCCATGGGCTTTGCGCAAAGCACTTTGTCAGGCGGGGGAGCTTCTCTGCAGGGGTCTGCGAGCTCCCTCGGGGCTCCTGCCCCGTCCCTGCCAGGCGCCTGCATGCCGGGGTGAGTCTTGGGGGGGTCTATTTATTCCCATGGTGCTAATCCCACACCCTGGGTgagctgccctcccctccccagcaagTGTGGGGTCCCCTTGCCGCTGGCAGACCCac
Coding sequences:
- the APLN gene encoding apelin — translated: MAAPRWLLALLLLLWLALAAAGPLGQAPDGKDAEDGLIRTLVRPRGVRRGAGHRPGGWRRYRRPRPRLSHKGPMPF